One Peromyscus leucopus breed LL Stock chromosome 4, UCI_PerLeu_2.1, whole genome shotgun sequence genomic region harbors:
- the LOC114686951 gene encoding histo-blood group ABO system transferase-like: protein MDLRGRPKCYSLHLGILPLTVLALVFFGYRFLSHRSQELGDPGLVTSLTVGELDDPEVVTLSRMAYAQPQVLKPSRKDVLVLTPWLAPIIWEGTFNIHILNEQFRLQNTTVGLTVFAIKKYVVFLKLFLETAEQHFMVGHKVTYYVFTDHPADVPQVPLGAGRKLVVLTVRNYTRWQDVSMHRMEMISHFSERRFLHEVDYLVCADVDMKFSDHVGVEILSALFGTLHPSFYSSSREAFTYERRPQSQAYIPRNKGDFYYMGAFFGGSVLEVYHLTKACHEAMVQDKANGIEAVWHDESHLNKYLLYHKPTKVLSPEYMWDQQLLGWPSIMKKLRYVAVPKNHQAIRN, encoded by the exons GAAGACCAAAATGCTACTCACTTCACCTCGGAATCCTTCCCCTCACAGTGCTTGCCTTGGTCTTCTTTGG CTATAGGTTCCTGAGCCACAGAAGCCAGGAACTGGGAGACCCAGGACTTGTGACTAG CTTGACTGTCGGAGAGCTGGATGACCCGGAAGTTGTAACCCTGTCAAG GATGGCCTATGCCCAGCCACAGGTGCTAAAACCCAG TAGGAAAGATGTTCTTGTCCTGACCCCTTGGCTGGCTCCCATCATCTGGGAGGGGACCTTCAACATCCACATACTGAATGAGCAGTTCAGGCTTCAGAACACCACAGTTGGACTGACCGTGTTTGCCATCAAAAA GTATGTGGTGTTCCTGAAGCTGTTCCTGGAGACGGCAGAGCAGCACTTCATGGTGGGACACAAGGTCACCTACTATGTCTTCACTGACCATCCAGCTGACGTGCCGCAGGTGCCCCTGGGTGCAGGACGGAAGCTGGTGGTGCTAACTGTGCGCAACTACACCCGCTGGCAGGATGTGTCCATGCACAGGATGGAGATGATCAGCCACTTCTCAGAGCGACGCTTTCTGCATGAGGTGGATTACCTGGTGTGTGCAGATGTGGACATGAAGTTCAGTGATCACGTGGGTGTGGAGATTCTCTCAGCACTCTTTGGTACCCTGCATCCTAGCTTCTACAGTAGCAGCCGAGAGGCCTTTACCTATGAGCGGAGACCACAGTCCCAGGCCTACATCCCCCGGAATAAGGGTGACTTTTACTATATGGGAGCCTTCTTTGGGGGGTCAGTGTTGGAGGTGTACCATCTCACCAAGGCCTGTCATGAGGCTATGGTGCAGGACAAGGCCAATGGCATAGAGGCCGTGTGGCATGATGAGAGCCATCTGAACAAGTACCTGCTATACCATAAGCCTACAAAGGTGCTGTCCCCAGAGTACATGTGGGACCAGCAGCTGCTGGGCTGGCCGTCCATCATGAAGAAGCTGAGATATGTGGCTGTGCCCAAGAACCATCAGGCAATCAGAAACTGA
- the LOC114686944 gene encoding vomeronasal secretory protein 2-like codes for MQSLLLTVTLFVLVAVLQAQDDLPFLSEEKKLSGVWFVKATVNERNLTELGRPLDLFPYTLSCLEQGTLEVKTTVMYEGQCIKTIMHMQRTEKPGQYSSFSGHKLLYIYELPVKDHYIIYIETLVHEKKFLSGHLIGKCPKENMEALEEFKKFTQHKGLLQENIIVPQQREHCVPKHGRGK; via the exons ATGCAGAGCCTGCTCCTGACTGTCACACTGTTTGTCCTGGTGGCTGTCCTACAAGCTCAGGATGACCTGCCCTTcctctcagaagaaaagaaa CTCTCAGGTGTCTGGTTCGTGAAGGCTACAGTGAATGAAAGAAACCtgacagagctggggagaccTCTGGATCTGTTCCCTTATACACTGTCATGTCTGGAACAAGGAACTTTGGAGGTCAAGACTACGGTCAT GTATGAGGGCCAGTGCATTAAGACAATAATGCAtatgcagagaacagagaagccTGGTCAATACAGCTCCT TTTCCGGCCATAAGCTCTTGTACATCTATGAGCTGCCAGTGAAGGACCACTACATCATATACATAGAAACTCTTGTGCATGAGAAAAAATTCCTTTCAGGACATCTGATAG GGAAGTGCCCCAAAGAAAATATGGAGGCCCTGGAAGAGTTTAAGAAATTCACGCAGCACAAAGGACTTCTCCAAGAAAACATTATTGTGCCTCAGCAGAGGG aaCATTGTGTTCCCAAACATGGCCGTGGTAAGTGA
- the LOC114686948 gene encoding LOW QUALITY PROTEIN: G/T mismatch-specific thymine DNA glycosylase-like (The sequence of the model RefSeq protein was modified relative to this genomic sequence to represent the inferred CDS: substituted 2 bases at 2 genomic stop codons): protein MDAEGVRSYSLEQVQAFYSFPFQQMIAEAPNIVTTEXQMLXMMPGEAPADEPVPEALKRRKRKTRASEPKDPVEPKKTAESKKSGKSTKSKEKQEKITDTFKVKRKVDRFNGVSEAELLTKTLPDILTFNLDMVIIGINPGLMAAYKGHHYPGPGNHFWKCLFLSGLSEVQLNHTDDHTLPGKYGIGFTNMVERTTPGSKDLSSKEFREGGQILVQKLQKYRPRIAVFNGKCIYEIFSKEVFGVKVKNLEFGLQPHKIPDTDTLCYVMPSSSARCAQFPRAQDKVHYYIKLKDLRDRLKGIERNTDVQEVQYTFDLQLAQEDAKKMAVKEEKYDPGYEAAYGRAYGENPCNGEPHSFPSNGLTADGAELRGEAAPGDVPNGQWMTQSFTEQIPSFNNCGTHEREEGSHA, encoded by the exons ATGGATGCGGAGGGCGTGCGCAGCTATTCCCTGGAGCAAGTTCAAGCTTTCTATTCATTTCCATTTCAACAAATGATTGCTGAAGCTCCTAACATTGTCACGACTGAATAGCAGATGctgtaaat gaTGCCAGGAGAAGCTCCTGCCGATGAGCCTGTACCAGAGGctctaaaaagaaggaaaaggaaaaccagagCATCAGAACCCAAGGACCCAGTGGAACCCAAGAAAACTGCTGAGTCAAAAAAATCTGGCAAGTCCACAAAATCAaaagagaagcaagaaaaaaTCACTGACACctttaaagtgaaaagaaaagtgGACCGTTTCAATGGCGTTTCTGAAGCAGAGCTTTTGACCAAGACTCTCCCTGATATTTTGACCTTCAATCTGGACATGGTGATCATCGGCATTAACCCAGGATTAATGGCTGCTTACAAAGGGCATCATTACCCTGGACCTGGAAACCATTTCTGGAAGTGTCTGTTCCTGTCAGGGCTGAGTGAGGTTCAGCTGAATCACACGGATGACCACACCTTACCAGGGAAGTATGGCATTGGATTCACCAACATGGTGGAAAGGACAACACCGGGCAGCAAGGATCTGTCTAGTAAGGAATTTCGGGAAGGAGGGCAAATCCTAGTGCAGAAACTGCAGAAATACCGGCCACGCATAGCGGTGTTTAATGGaaaatgtatttatgaaattttcagcAAAGAAGTGTTTGGAGTGAAGGTTAAGAACTTGGAATTTGGGCTTCAGCCCCACAAGATCCCAGACACAGACACTCTCTGCTATGTCATGCCATCTTCCAGTGCCAGATGCGCTCAGTTTCCTCGAGCCCAGGACAAAGTTCATTACTACATTAAGCTGAAGGATTTACGAGATCGGCTGAAAGGCATTGAGCGGAACACAGACGTCCAGGAGGTGCAGTACACGTTTGACCTGCAGCTCGCACAAGAGGATGCAAAGAAGATGGCTGTTAAGGAAGAAAAGTATGATCCCGGCTATGAAGCAGCGTATGGCAGGGCTTATGGTGAAAATCCATGTAATGGGGAACCTCACAGCTTTCCTTCAAATGGGCTGACAGCCGACGGTGCCGAGCTGAGAGGAGAAGCGGCCCCTGGTGACGTTCCAAATGGGCAGTGGATGACACAGTCATTTACAGAACAGATCCCGTCTTTTAATAATTGTGGGACCCACGAACGGGAAGAAGGAAGCCATGCTTAA
- the LOC114686949 gene encoding F-box only protein 3-like: MAAVEAELGLPFTLESLPTDPLLLILSFVDYRDLINCCHVSRRLNQLSTHDPLWRRHCKKYWLITEEEKSQKKQCWRSLFISTYSDVGRYIDHYAAIKKAWDDLKKYLEPRCPRMVLSLKEGAREEDLDAVEAQIGCKLPDDYRCSYRIHNGQKLVVPGLLGSMALSNHYRFEDLLDVDMAAGGFQQRQGLKYCLPLTFCIHTGLSQYIAVEAAEGRNKNEVFYQCSDQMARNPAAIDMFIIGATFTDWFTSYVNNVVSGGYPIIRDQIFRYIQDPECVATTGDITVSVSTSFLPELSSVHPPHYFFTYRIRIEMSREALPEKACQLDSRYWRITNAKGDVEEVQGPGVVGEFPIISPGRIYEYTSCTTFSTTSGYMEGYYTFHFLYFKDKVFNVAIPRFHMACPTFRVSIARLEMGPDEYEEMEEEAEEEEEENDSADMDESEESEEDENESDEGQGEERRRRVFDEPIRRRRCSRLF, translated from the coding sequence ATGGCTGCCGTGGAGGCCGAGCTCGGGCTGCCGTTCACCCTGGAGTCGCTGCCCACCGACCCCCTTCTGCTCATCTTATCCTTCGTGGACTACAGGGACCTAATCAATTGTTGCCATGTCAGTCGAAGACTCAACCAGCTCTCAACTCATGATCCTTTGTGGAGAAGACATTGCAAAAAATACTGGCTGATAACCGAGGAAGAGAAATCCCAGAAGAAACAGTGCTGGAGATCTCTCTTCATATCTACTTACTCAGATGTAGGAAGATACATTGACCATTATGCTGCTATTAAAAAGGCCTGGGATGACCTCAAGAAGTACTTGGAGCCCAGGTGTCCTCGGATGGTTTTATCTCTGAAAGAAGGCGCACGTGAGGAAGACTTGGATGCTGTGGAAGCTCAGATTGGTTGCAAGCTCCCTGATGATTATCGCTGTTCATATCGGATTCACAATGGGCAGAAGTTAGTGGTTCCAGGGTTGCTGGGAAGTATGGCACTGTCCAATCACTATCGCTTTGAAGATTTACTAGACGTCGATATGGCTGCCGGAGGATTTCAGCAGAGACAGGGACTGAAATACTGCCTCCCTTTAACCTTCTGCATCCACACGGGCTTGAGTCAGTACATAGCTGTGGAAGCTGCAGAGGGCCGGAATAAAAACGAAGTGTTCTACCAATGTTCAGACCAAATGGCTCGGAATCCTGCTGCTATTGACATGTTTATCATAGGTGCTACTTTTACTGACTGGTTTACATCCTATGTCAACAATGTTGTATCAGGTGGTTACCCCATCATCAGAGACCAGATTTTCAGATATATTCAGGACCCAGAGTGTGTAGCAACAACTGGAGATATTACAGTTTCAGTGTCCACATCATTTCTGCCAGAACTCAGCTCTGTCCACCCACCACACTATTTCTTCACATACCGAATCAGGATTGAAATGTCAAGGGAAGCACTTCCGGAGAAGGCCTGTCAGTTGGACAGTCGCTACTGGAGGATAACGAATGCTAAAGGGGATGTGGAAGAAGTTCAAGGACCTGGAGTAGTTGGTGAATTTCCAATTATTAGCCCAGGTCGGATATATGAATACACAAGCTGCACCACATTTTCTACAACATCAGGCTATATGGAAGGGTATTATACCTTCCATTTTCTGTACTTTAAGGACAAGGTCTTTAATGTTGCCATCCCCCGATTCCACATGGCATGTCCAACATTCAGGGTGTCTATAGCCCGATTGGAAATGGGTCCTGATGAAtatgaagagatggaagaggaagctgaggaggaggaagaagaaaatgactcaGCAGACATGGACGAATCAGAAGAATCAGAGGAGGATGAGAATGAATCAGATGAGGGTCAAGGGGAGGAGAGACGGAGGAGGGTCTTTGATGAGCCCATTCGCAGACGCCGTTGCTCGCGACTCttttag